The following are from one region of the Rhodopirellula sp. P2 genome:
- the groL gene encoding chaperonin GroEL (60 kDa chaperone family; promotes refolding of misfolded polypeptides especially under stressful conditions; forms two stacked rings of heptamers to form a barrel-shaped 14mer; ends can be capped by GroES; misfolded proteins enter the barrel where they are refolded when GroES binds) — protein sequence MAKQLLFDDHARARMLAGVEKLAKAVATTMGPTGRNVIIDKSFGGPTVTKDGVTVAKEIELEDRFENMGAKLVIEVAQKTSDLAGDGTTTATVLARAIFKEGLRNIVAGSNPTAIRRGIEKAVEAACDQLVEMGRPVNGKQEVAHVGAISANNDNVIGELLADALERVGKDGVITVEEGKSRNTEVEYVDGMQFDKGYVSPYFINDSSTMEASLEDALVLLYEKKVSNIRDLVPLLEKTAQTGQPLLIIAEDVDAEALTLLVVNKLRGTLNVCAVKAPGFGDRRKSMLGDIATLTGGTLISEDLGMQLENVTLEHLGRAKKVTVDKSNTTIVEGAGKREDIDKRVAQIRAQIEQTDSDYDKEKFQERLAKLAGGVAVISVGAETEAEMKQTKARLEDALHATRAAVEEGILPGGGVALVHCREALEAAKKKAKGDEKIGVEIVLRALDAPMRQIADNGGIDGSVVVDEVLQKNNPKIGFNAHTGEYTDMVKAGVIDPVKVVRTALTNAASIAGLLLTTEALVTNFEQEDKDKRPVEGMIS from the coding sequence GTGGCAAAACAATTGCTTTTTGACGATCACGCTCGGGCCCGCATGTTGGCCGGCGTTGAAAAACTGGCCAAGGCCGTCGCAACGACGATGGGCCCCACCGGTCGGAATGTGATCATCGACAAATCCTTTGGCGGTCCCACCGTGACCAAAGACGGCGTGACCGTTGCCAAAGAAATCGAACTCGAAGATCGCTTCGAGAACATGGGTGCGAAACTCGTCATCGAAGTCGCTCAAAAGACCAGCGACTTGGCCGGCGACGGAACCACCACCGCAACCGTGCTCGCTCGTGCCATCTTCAAAGAAGGCCTGCGAAACATCGTTGCCGGTAGCAACCCAACCGCGATTCGTCGCGGGATCGAAAAGGCTGTCGAAGCCGCTTGCGATCAATTGGTTGAAATGGGACGCCCAGTCAACGGGAAACAAGAAGTCGCTCACGTCGGTGCGATCTCTGCCAACAACGACAACGTGATCGGCGAATTGCTCGCGGACGCGTTGGAACGAGTCGGCAAAGACGGCGTCATCACCGTGGAAGAAGGCAAGAGCCGCAACACCGAAGTCGAATACGTCGACGGAATGCAGTTCGACAAAGGCTACGTCTCGCCTTACTTCATCAACGATTCCAGCACCATGGAAGCGAGTCTCGAAGACGCGTTGGTGTTGTTGTACGAAAAGAAAGTCAGCAACATCCGCGACCTCGTGCCGTTGCTCGAGAAGACCGCTCAAACCGGTCAGCCCCTGTTGATCATCGCAGAAGACGTCGATGCGGAAGCATTGACGTTGCTGGTGGTCAACAAACTCCGTGGCACGCTGAACGTGTGTGCGGTCAAGGCTCCTGGCTTCGGCGACCGTCGCAAATCCATGCTGGGTGACATCGCAACGTTGACCGGCGGAACGCTGATCAGCGAAGACCTCGGCATGCAGCTCGAGAACGTCACCTTGGAACACCTCGGTCGCGCGAAGAAAGTCACCGTCGACAAGTCGAACACGACCATCGTCGAAGGTGCCGGCAAACGCGAAGACATCGACAAACGTGTCGCTCAAATCCGCGCTCAAATCGAGCAAACGGACAGCGATTACGACAAGGAAAAGTTCCAAGAGCGTTTGGCCAAACTGGCCGGCGGTGTGGCTGTCATCAGCGTCGGTGCCGAAACCGAAGCTGAAATGAAGCAAACCAAGGCTCGCTTGGAAGACGCTTTGCACGCAACCCGCGCTGCAGTCGAAGAAGGCATCCTGCCTGGTGGCGGTGTGGCTTTGGTTCACTGCCGCGAAGCGTTGGAAGCTGCCAAGAAGAAGGCCAAAGGCGACGAGAAAATCGGAGTCGAGATTGTCCTGCGAGCCCTGGATGCTCCCATGCGTCAAATCGCCGACAACGGTGGCATCGACGGCAGCGTTGTGGTCGACGAAGTCTTGCAAAAGAACAACCCCAAGATCGGTTTCAACGCTCACACGGGCGAATACACCGACATGGTCAAAGCCGGCGTCATCGACCCGGTCAAAGTGGTTCGCACCGCCTTGACCAATGCCGCCAGCATTGCAGGCTTGTTGCTCACGACCGAAGCCTTGGTCACGAACTTCGAGCAAGAAGACAAAGACAAACGTCCTGTCGAAGGCATGATTAGCTAA
- the groES gene encoding co-chaperone GroES has product MATAKKINLRPLDDRVVVQPSEAEETTAGGIVLPDSAKEKPQRGTVVAVGPGKLLDSGNRGELSVSVGDVVIYGKYGGSEIEVDGHEMKILRESDILAKIG; this is encoded by the coding sequence ATGGCCACTGCTAAAAAAATCAACCTGCGTCCTCTCGATGACCGCGTCGTGGTTCAACCCAGCGAAGCCGAAGAAACCACCGCTGGCGGAATCGTGCTCCCCGACTCGGCCAAAGAAAAGCCACAACGCGGCACGGTCGTCGCCGTTGGACCTGGCAAGTTGCTCGATAGCGGCAACCGCGGTGAACTGAGCGTTTCGGTCGGCGACGTCGTGATCTACGGCAAGTACGGCGGAAGCGAAATCGAAGTCGATGGACACGAAATGAAGATTCTTCGCGAAAGCGATATTTTGGCCAAGATCGGCTGA
- the groL gene encoding chaperonin GroEL (60 kDa chaperone family; promotes refolding of misfolded polypeptides especially under stressful conditions; forms two stacked rings of heptamers to form a barrel-shaped 14mer; ends can be capped by GroES; misfolded proteins enter the barrel where they are refolded when GroES binds), whose protein sequence is MAKQIVFDDDARGPLLAGVSKLARAVRSTLGPRGRNAVLDKGWGSPKVTKDGVTVAEDIELDDPFENLGAQLVKEAASKTNDVAGDGTTTATVLSEAIFREGLKMVATGADPMALSRGIQKAVDTAIAQIAKMATPINEKSKSDIKQVATIAGNNDPQIGDVLADAFTKVGKNGVITVEEGRSNETYVDVVEGMQFDRGFLSPHFVTNQDDVTVELDDCYILLFEEKISNNKKMIPLLEAISKAKKPLLIIAEDTEGEALATLVVNKMRGILSACAVKAPGYGDRRKAILGDIAALTGGKAIFKDLGIDLESVKVSDLGRAKQIRITSEATTIVGGAGKKADIEGRVAQIRREIEATDSDYDREKLQERLAKLAGGVAQINVGAATETEMKERKALIDDARAATQAALEEGIVPGGGTALLRCRAAVEKLEKATEGDQKLGVRIIRNVLDQPMRAIANNAGLDGAVVVNRVLQMKGKTEGYDANADKYCDLVAAGIVDPAKVVRTSLTNAASVAALLLTTESLVAEIPVEEEPAGGDHHDHGMGGGMPDMGGMGMGGMGGMGGMGGMGGMM, encoded by the coding sequence GTGGCAAAGCAGATCGTTTTCGACGATGACGCACGCGGCCCATTGCTTGCCGGCGTCAGCAAGCTGGCCCGTGCTGTCCGCAGCACACTTGGCCCTCGTGGCCGCAACGCCGTTTTGGACAAAGGATGGGGCTCGCCCAAAGTCACCAAGGACGGCGTGACCGTTGCCGAGGACATCGAACTGGACGATCCATTCGAAAACCTCGGTGCTCAACTGGTCAAAGAAGCTGCCAGCAAGACCAACGACGTGGCTGGTGACGGCACGACCACCGCGACGGTGCTCAGCGAAGCCATCTTCCGTGAAGGCCTGAAAATGGTCGCAACCGGAGCCGACCCCATGGCTCTGTCCCGCGGCATCCAAAAGGCTGTCGACACCGCGATCGCTCAAATCGCCAAAATGGCGACCCCGATCAACGAGAAAAGCAAGAGCGACATCAAACAAGTCGCCACGATCGCCGGCAACAACGACCCCCAAATTGGTGACGTCCTCGCAGACGCCTTCACCAAGGTCGGCAAAAACGGCGTGATCACGGTCGAAGAAGGCCGCAGCAACGAGACTTACGTCGACGTTGTCGAAGGCATGCAATTCGATCGCGGATTCTTGTCGCCTCACTTCGTCACCAACCAAGACGACGTCACGGTTGAACTGGATGACTGCTACATCCTGTTGTTCGAAGAAAAGATCAGCAACAACAAGAAGATGATTCCGTTGTTGGAAGCGATCAGCAAAGCCAAGAAGCCTTTGTTGATCATCGCCGAAGACACCGAAGGCGAAGCGCTCGCCACTTTGGTCGTCAACAAGATGCGTGGCATCCTGTCGGCCTGTGCCGTCAAGGCTCCTGGTTACGGCGATCGCCGCAAAGCCATCTTGGGCGACATCGCTGCCCTGACCGGCGGCAAGGCGATCTTCAAGGACCTCGGCATCGACCTGGAAAGCGTCAAGGTTTCCGACCTCGGCCGCGCCAAACAAATTCGCATCACCAGCGAAGCCACCACCATCGTCGGTGGTGCTGGCAAGAAAGCTGACATCGAAGGCCGAGTCGCTCAAATCCGTCGCGAAATCGAAGCGACTGACAGCGACTATGACCGCGAAAAACTGCAAGAGCGTTTGGCAAAACTCGCCGGCGGTGTGGCTCAGATCAACGTCGGTGCAGCAACCGAAACCGAGATGAAGGAACGCAAAGCCCTCATCGACGACGCTCGTGCAGCAACCCAAGCTGCACTCGAAGAAGGCATCGTCCCCGGTGGCGGAACCGCACTCCTGCGTTGCCGTGCTGCCGTTGAAAAACTGGAAAAAGCAACCGAAGGCGATCAAAAGCTCGGCGTGCGAATCATTCGCAACGTGCTCGACCAGCCCATGCGTGCGATCGCCAACAACGCTGGCCTCGACGGAGCCGTGGTCGTCAACCGCGTGCTTCAGATGAAGGGCAAAACAGAAGGCTACGACGCCAACGCTGACAAGTATTGCGATCTCGTCGCAGCTGGCATCGTCGACCCCGCCAAAGTGGTTCGCACCTCGCTGACCAACGCCGCATCGGTCGCCGCTTTGTTGCTGACCACCGAATCGTTGGTCGCCGAAATCCCCGTCGAAGAAGAACCTGCCGGTGGCGATCATCACGATCACGGCATGGGCGGCGGAATGCCAGACATGGGCGGCATGGGAATGGGTGGCATGGGCGGAATGGGAGGCATGGGTGGCATGGGCGGCATGATGTAA